From the genome of Triticum aestivum cultivar Chinese Spring chromosome 1A, IWGSC CS RefSeq v2.1, whole genome shotgun sequence:
TTGTTGTGCTAGAGCACATAATGGCGTCATCGTCGAATTATTCACTTTGTCGGTTTCTTGTTTTGTTCTTATTACAGAAGTACTTTTTGAAAGTTTGCTAAGATGCCATTGCACAGGCTTTAGTGTAGAAATCAAAGGCTGAGAATATGACGGTATCACCCTGTTTTCCTACTTGATCATTATCACCTATTTAATCATTACAATGGGGATGCATCAtacattgtactccctctgtaaagaaatataatagtgatctaaatgctcttatatttcttttagGGAGGGAGTATTACATATGCTAGAAGTTGTCGTCGACACCTTTTCTTCTTCATTTAGAGGCTACTTTTATACTGCTCAGGTTTCGTTACAGTTTTTGACTTGTCGTCAGTCATTAAATCCCATTTAGAGAATATGACGTGTCGTCACtcattacatgttatgtcactatGTTAGTTTTCCTACTTGATCATTATTACACCTATTTAATCATTACAATGGGGATGCCTTATACATGTTGTATTAGATGTGTTGTTTTCTTCttcatttagagactccttgtatTCTGCTCAGCTTTCATAACAGTTACCATGGGTACTCCGTCTTTAAAATTGTTTAGGATTGTATTTGCCAACTGGGATGCTTGTAGTAAGTAAACAACATCGGTCTCTACTCTACTGTTAAACCAACATAGTCCACAGCTGGGATGCTTAGGAAACAGTAAGCGTTCAACTTATGTTATCCATCCATAAAATTTCCCCTTACCTAAAAGAGTACAATCTGGTATTTCAAGAAAGTAAGGAGCTCTTCAACTTATGTTATCCATCCATATAATTTCCACAAAACGTGCAATGATTTCTGAGCAGGCGCAAAGTCCACACATGTTCCAGCCCGAAGCATAAACAAAGCGTCAAAGAACAACAAATCGTCAAAGACAATATATACAGTAGTAGATCTCCTGGACCAAGTATCTCCTTTAATCATGGGCAGAAATGCTTTTCAGCCTTCTTGTCCACACCTTTCTTTAACAGCTCAGTTTCCAACAAGGGTCTCTTTGTGGCGCGACGGCGCACACATCATGCAGACAGACACGCACCAAACTGTACATTCAGGCCGGTTTGGTTCCTTCTGGCTCCGGGGCAGCCTAGACCTGCACACCTTTAGTCCATCACATCACATCACAAAATACTCTACGCTTAATCATCACGCTGGGTTCGCCATGTGGTTTTTGTTTCACCGACTGAGCTCGCCGCTGAATAACAAAATGGCACACCGTACGCCATCGGACCGTTGTCCCCCGCCTCTTTTGAGGGCGTTGAGCTTTGTTCTTCTTCTGTCTCAGGACCAGGTTCGTGGGACGCCATCGAAAGCTCCCTTGAGAATCTGTGCTTGCTTCCCCCGTCAGCCTACACGTCTCATGCTCCGTGGTTTGAATATTGCAGGGCGGTACTCGGCCGAGGCGACATGAGGAGGATCACTGGGGCGAGCTCGCATGTGAAGGCCAATGGCTCCTGCCTCTTGGTTGGTTGGTGGGTTTCTGTCATGTTTGCTCGGAAAGAAAACCATAGAATATTTCCCCCAAAATTGTTAGTGGTAGATAGTGTTAACAGATTGTTCGCACTTGGTTAGATTTATGGTCTGAAAACATTGAGCATTGTTCCATGTAGATTCTGGAACTAGCTAGCTCGACCGCATATGGCAACATGTTAGGGAGATGCTCTCCTCTCTGCGGGAACACTCTTTTGTCCCGATTACCTCACCCACCCGACTAATCCCCTATTATTGCTGGCTGCATCCAAGAGCTTGTCTTTGACAGGTCTTTTGGGACTGAAATAGATATAACATTCATTTTGTTATTTGTCTTTCCCACTGCAAGGTCTGCAGCACGACAAGTGTCAACACAGAGTAGTACAGTACATGGCACACAAAtgtaagatgttctaactttttttctAAATCGGATGTATATCGTCATGTTTTAGtgtatttgttcactcattttGATCCGTATGCAGTTTATATTGAAATATTattaaaaacatcttatatttgtgagcgGAGGTAGGGTAACAGGATTTGCAAATGACGAAATTTAGAGCAACCTACGTGTGACACGTCCTTACAGTTTGGTCGGTGTGTAGTTTTAGATGATGCAAATGCGAATGATGATCATCACTTTGGCCCCgtttggatcatggggttagagctagtttgggttagttggaggCTCAAATAatccaaaagtatccaaacagggagggttagagtgggttagttctatctaacccaactatcccgatggagaggtgcttatttgggttagagtgggttagaaaataactctaactctaactgtgttagagtatccaaacagggccaaggtcTATATCCACTGTAGTACGATGCAAAATGTACAGTATAATTCTCGAGCATATTTGGATGAAATTTTGCAAAGGCAACAGTCTGCTCCGTGCCCTGGAACAGTGAAAGGCACTCCTACATGGTGTGGAATTGCAGGCCTTTTTTAGCCTCTCCGTTGGAACAGAAAAAGAAGGGGACACGGCACCAAACGCCTCGTTTCAGAGACGTCAACCGgtctgcttgtttcttctcttTTCCCACACAGCCACCCCCCTCGCCCGCCCTTATATTATCTTCCTCGCCGGGCCACTCACTTCCCGCGCTCGCCTCGGTTCCCACGCACGCAGCTACCTCTGAGTCCTCACTCACGCGCACACTGATCCAAGCCTCTCCCTCGCGCACCGTCAACTAGGTGCGTCTATGGAGGCCTCGCCGTCTCGCAGCGACAGCTTCTCCCGCGCGTGGCTGGGCTGCAGGGCGTCCATCGAGCGtctcgacgccgacgccgacgctggGCTCGGGTGCTCCTTCAACAGCTCCACGCCCTTCATCGACATGGACCCCGCGGAGCTCTTCTCCATGCGGTGGACGTCCTCCGCCGCAGCGCCggcggacgatgacgaggaggcTGCCGAGTTCGACTTTGGCCAGCTGACGTGCGCCGGCGCGCAGTGCTTCTCCCCGCTGCTCGTCGGCGCCGGACAGCCCCTCCTCCCGTACGAGCCGAGCATCGTGTCCTACTCCTACACCAACGCGTCGTCGCCTGCTTTCTACTCCGCGCAGAGCACGCCGGCCTCCGCGGCCAGCTCGCGCCGTCGTGGCCAGCACGCGCCAGCGCCGCTGGTGGCGACGCGGAGGATACTGCTCCGGTACCTGCGCCTCCTGGCGCCGCTGTGCCGGAAGGTGAGGGCGCTGCCGGTGCGTGCGCTCGCGCCGCGGTCGTCGTCCAGggctgccgcctccgccgcggcgACGTCGTCCCCGGCGCGGCAGTCCACGTCCAGCTACGTGAGCGCCACGGAGTACTGGTGCCACGGCCACGCCGACACCGCCGTCAGCGACGCCATCCTCTACTGCAAGAAATCCATCCAGGGACGGCAGGATGCCGTGTAGGCCGGCAAAAAGATCGGCTTCTAGTGTACATCCTATATGCATATGGCACTTGAGTGTATAGCGTATACGTTATGAAGAAAGTATGATGAAGTGTGCTCCAAGGTGGTTTAACCTTGTGAAGCATTTTGAACAAGCACGTACGTTAACCTTGTGATGAAGCTACCCGTCACTGTCACTGTGCCCATTGCTAAGGACGAGATTCGGTTCAAAGGAAATTGTTAAGGAAGATACGCACTTCTGTCCTCCCCTTCTAATTGCCATGATTATGTGCGTATTATATATGTTAATATGTATGCATGCATCAGGGCAGACAGACCCCATGCGTTAGGTCAACAAACATCAACTTAATTACTTGATTATTGTGATTCGTTTGAGCAAACTCATGTGTTTGCCCCGGCAAGACGCATTACTAAACTCATTCAAACCAGCTGTAGGCTGCTGATATCGATCAGGTCAAGCCGAACGACCATGTCCAAGTCGCCGAGTCAAACATATAGCTGCACAGTTGATTCGTTATCTTCTAGGTCGTCCAGTCAGCCAGGGTAAGACGTACTCCAGTCAGCCAGGAGTAAGAGACATGTAGACCGTTCCATACGGACAATACGGTGCAATCTATCTCTGCAATCTTCCAAATGACAGTAGATACGCACAGGCATCGAACTTGCAGAGTAATATCATTGTGGCATGCAATtaggcgggagagagagagagagagaggatacccGACATGGACCGTTCACCGACCATACATGGGCTACCCCTCCCGACATGCGCCGGCCGGGGCCAATAATGTGATCGGATGGAAACCGGGTTGTCGTATCTCCCCGGCTCCCGACCGGCGAGTCGGCGACAGCTCTCCAAGGGCACGTAGAACAGTCCGCCCGAGCGCTACCCATCAGAGACCGAGAGAGACAATGCGCATGTAAACGTGAACATTCCAGCAGCAACGTCGCCTCTCACGGTGCAAAAATAGAATGGACCCGTCGCCCGTGGGATGGTCCCGTGCGCATATATGGCCCAGCCAGGCCACGGCAGCGCCATAGAAGATTTCGTTATCGCCAAAAATCCGGTCGATTGAGTTCGGTCTCCAGCTGTAGTACATAATCGGTGTTAGTGACGGCTTGAGTGAAGTGCACGTCCTCTTGTATACTTATGAAGACATCTACACCTGTGATCAGTGGTGGTAATCATTTGGCTACGCCGGCCGGTGGGCTGGACTCGATCGGTCCATGGATCGCTTTGAAGTGTGTCGACCTGTATGTGTGCTAGTGCGATGGATTTTCTTTCGGGGGGGCAGACAGGCAGTTCGCCGTGCTTGGTATCTAGTGCCAAGGAGATCGGGGTGGATCGTGTCGTCGCAAGAGGCCAAGCGAGAGTGACGGCGCGGCGGGGGCCTGCGTGTATGGGTGTTGGGGATGCGTCGGTTCGGCCGGGACCAGCGGCCGCGCGCCCACATGGGGCGACGACGGGGGAGGGAGCGAGCGGTCGAAGACGAACGCCCCCGCAAGCCCGGGAGCTCGGCGACAGGACAAGGCGATCGCTGCCGTTGGCCACAGCCCACGCAGCCGGTGGTAGCTCGAGAGCACCCTCACAGTCATACACGTCCGTCCCGCCGGGTCGACGTACCCCCGCGGTTTGCTGGTGCTGCTGGCATCATGATAGTGTTCTCCGGATGTTGGTCGGGAGTCGTGACGGCGTACCTAGCTGGCTGCTAGCCCGACCCATTGCGTGCCGGTTATTGTTGTAGTACTCCTACGTCTTGCGTTCGTTACGGCTACAGTTTGGAGATGAAACGTCCAGTCGACCGGCTGATCCGCATCAACACCACGTCACGTCGGAACTAGTCGAGGCATACGGAGGCCATGGCACTATCTGGTAATGAACAATCTCGGCACTTCAAAAATTACTCCACGGTCCTAAACCATCGAACAACCACTACCGCCGTCGAAACGAGCTGTCGACGCTTCGTTGTCGCATCTTCTCTATCAGAGCCAGCTATACCTTGTCGAAAAGTCTTTGTGTACGTGTCCCCTTAGAGCCAGCTTCCTGGAACCGCAATCACAACCGTTGAACCTTTGAATCGTCCAGAACCATCTAACACTAGATATCACCCGCGCATGTGCACGGCGAGGAAATCTAACCTCCTGCCACAGCAAGGCAAAACCAAGGAGGATCAAAGCCTGAAAGTCCAGCTCAAGGAAGAAGCATCATCGTCCATTTGAACATCATCCCTTGCAAGGACTAAAAAACCCACCTGAACAACTAGTTGTAGCCGGGGCATCGGGATTGTCCTCCCTGTCCCAGCTGTTGGAGTGGCAAGCAGAGGGGGGACGAATCCATGGGCTTGCAGATGGAGCCTGGCAGAGATAAGTTCACATCAGCCAGGGGAACGAAAGGAAATGAGTGATGGAATTTCTACTTCACAATAATAATGAAAAAAAACTTGGGTAGATGTGTCAATCTCGATGAGGTTGGGGTATaccctaattttcaaaataaaataaaatgaaacgaAGGGAGAAATTTTCTACAAAGTCGTTACAATCGTTCCTAAGAAGTTCGTCGGGGCATGTAGAAGAAAATTGATCACCAACCGATACATTGAGCGTTCCTCGTAGCAAAATGAACCAATCATGAGTGGCTCATCAAATGTCTTATCACCTTCTTTCGTGCGCTTAACCTCAGACCATTTTGCATTCTCCGATCTTCGCTTTTTCCTTtaaatgcattcgttcattcttTTTTTCCGAGGGGCATTCAATACACCCTATTTGCTTTATAAGAAGTTTGCAAACCTTTTGTTTTGAGGATTTTCTTAGTGGCCTTTTGAGGTGATCGTCACCAAAAAAAGTTAATCAAAAGAATTCATGAGAGCCCTTGCAATCTAAGCTCCACCTCGCTGCGGTATAATAATAACAAGAGTACTCTAATAATAATagcgaaaatcttttgggtttcatcttcaacagccctcctcctttacccgggctttgAATCGGTCATGATGAGACAACATAGGCAGAGTTGCTGCGGTATAATAATAAATAACAATTAAAAAAACTTACAGTGtgcagcacgcattcccccttcattttttatttttgtagAACAAGTTTTTTGGGGTGTGCAGCAGTCGCACACATGGCCCAGCCCGACGCGCTTCAGGCCGGCCCACGTCTCGGCGGCAGGCCGTGAGCCCGTGACACGCCCGTATCGGCCACTGTCGCTCTccttctctcctctctctctcttccaccGCACCGTGTGGGCGGGCGTGTACACACACTGACACACGAGACAGCCGCATCCCCTCACTCCACCACCTCACCTGCTGCTACTGCTCGCCAACCCTAATCCCCCCAGCTCGGCGCACTAGCGCTCGCCCCGCCCCACCCCGCCCCACCCCACTGCACCGCGCTCGCGGCCGGCGGCAAGCGGGGCGGACTCGCGCGCGCCGTCTCTCAGCTCCCGCCCCCGGCGGCGCGGCAACCAGGCCGCGGGCCCGGCGTTGAGGGGAAAGCCGGATCGGCACGCTTCAGATCCAGCGACGCCGAAGGGAACCGAGGTGAGGCGCTCGCTAGTGTGTTTAGGACGAGGTGCTCTCGGCGTAGTTTAATGCCTGGCCACCCGCACAGCAAATCTGCGGTTGTGTGTATGGCATTTACTtagcattttcttttattttctggaATAGGGAGTAGAGGTAGGGGGAGTAACTTTTCCTGCTCTAAATCTGTGAAGTGATTAAATTCTGTCGAATTAGTGATGTTCCCAAGAATGCTTGCGAAATAGATGCTCCACAGTCGAGTTTCTCACGGAACAgctatctagtactccctccgttccataatgtagtgcctatagattttttgagaagtcaaactttacaaactttgaccaagtttgtagagaaaaatatttatatttacaataccaaaaatatataatgtgaaactacatcttatgatgaatctagtgatatatgtttcgcactctagatgtaaatatttttctccacaaacttggtcaaagtttgtgaggtttgactttaaaaaaaatctataggcactacattatggaacggagggagtactactatagCAAAGAGCTAGGCAGCTAGTATCGTATGTGTTCACGCAAGGGTGGAGCTACTTAGGTGTACTGCTGGTCGGTTCTTCTAATTCAACTGCAAACAAATTGTTCCATATTGTGTAGCTCAAGCAAATGTTGTGATTTCTGCTTATGATTCTGTGTGTCCCTTGTGCAATCGGCAGTCCTGCATGTAGATGTTCTCCGAATTTCATACcaactagcccccccccccccccccccccccccaacccacaCAAAAGGTCTCTAGTGGACCAGAATGTTATCTGTAGAAAACCAATTGCTAACCGCAGTTTAATTGCATGACAACTTCCTACTCAGTTTCCCTGCATAGTTTTAGTTTTGTCGATTGGAATCATACCTGAAAATTATATGGAAGTGTTTATTTATCTTAATAACTTATTAGAAATGGATAACTTCATGCGTCCTCGCGTGTGCAGTTAGGAAATATTTTTCAGTGAATTGATCCGCATGTGGATAGTTCTGAGCAGAAGTACTTAATTATATGCCGCATTTGACTAAAATTTTAATCTTTCATTTTGCTTTATTATCTTTTTGCAGGTTTTTTATCCTATTTGTTTTGTGCGGGTGCTACTGCCTCCAATGATCCTGCGAGTTCCCCTCTTAAACTTGTGCTGGGACTGAGGACCTTGTGTGCAGTCTCATGCGTGCATTGACATCTTCAGGTTAAAATGGAGAGGGGCTCTGGTTCTTGTTTTCATGGTGAGTCGTTTTCACCTACACAGAAATTTTTCATGCATATAATTAGACAGTATATTTGATTTGGTTAAAACTCAATGTTTCTCGTAAGCTGGCAGAAACTGAAGGGGGCGGGGGGATCTCACATATGATTTTAGAAGACTGTTTGAACCTCTACTTAATTAATGGAAGCTTCTTAAGGATACATTGTCTTCTGCTGCATATGAATGTCTAATCTAGACTGTCACCATGTTGTTATAAAGTCCCATCATCAATATGAGATGGTACAACCATTGAtaatgtattttcaaaatacttacATGGGAGCATTACTTTCCatgtgaaaataaataaataactattgGTTTGACTTTCCTCGACAACACACACACACTGTATAGGTCTATAATGTTATGTTCTACTACCTCTGTAAattttataagacgttttaggtcACTAAAGTAGTGACCTAAAATGTTTGGTAAAAGTTTACACAGGGAGTACATTCTAAAAGTCCAAAATACATGATAGTCACAAGGTGATGATTATTGCTAGTCATTAGTCCAATACAAGTGCAGCTATGATACTAGTGATTTTAGGAAACTAACTGAGGTTTAAAAAGTAGATGCACATTACTTTTTAGCTAGACGTCCATATGTAAAAGTGCTTTGTGTGTGATTTTTGTGACCACTGTCTTTGATGTGCTATGCTAAAAGTAAGATTTCATTGCAGGTATAGTGTGTCATTGGCTTGTATTGGTATTGATATGGCTTTGTGGCTGTCAACATGTTCTGTCTCAGCAAACGACACTTAAACCAAAAGATAAATTTCTTCTGTCTGACCCACCTATTGGTCTCTTTGATCCGATAGAGATTTCGCCATCTGTTCTCCCACACAATACCAACCCAGTCGAGCCACTGTCACCAATGTATCCAAACTACACATCCTATGATCCGGTTTTGACTGGAAAATGCCATGTGAACTTTTCTGATCTCTCTTTTATTATGGACAAGACGGCGTCTGATTGTTCTGTACCTTTAGCACCACTAGTTGCCGATGTTATATGTTGTCCCCAAGTTAGTAGCTTGATGGATATATTCCAAGCTGCATATGGTGGTGGAAACAATACGCTTGTTCTCAATCAAGCTTCAGCAAATGCTTGTTTCTCTGACATCATGAGCATACTTGCAAGTAAAGGGGCAAACACCAACATCCCTGAGTTGTGTACTCTGAGGCCATCAAATCTTACTGATGCTTCTTGTCCCGTGAAGGATATTAGCTCGTTTGAGAGAATGGTTAATGTAAGCAAACTCCTGGATGCATGCAGCAGTGTTGATCCACTGAAAGAGTGTTGTAGGCCAGTTTGCCAACCTGCAATAGTGGAGGCAGCGGTTCATATATCCTCAGGAGGGGCAAGCATGTTCGGAAGTACTACCATACCTGGAAGTGCGGCTGGAATTAATACTGTCAGTGACTGTAAAGGGGTGGTTCACTCCTACTTATCTATGAAACTTTCATCAGAAGTGGCGAACACTGCTTTCAGAGTATTATCTGGctgcaaggtgaacaaaggtatacaaCTTTTGCTAGTTTTGGTTGGTACATTAATATTTTCTCTCTGATGTTAATCCCTTGCTTGGGTTGCTGTGATACCAAGATTTCACGAAGTTCATCATACTTCAATTACAAGTGCCTTTTTTTTTGTACAATCCGACCCTCCTGTCATCACTGCTGTCAGTGTCATCATACTAATGCATGGCATCAAGTGGAAATTCTGAGTCTTGTTCTGAATTATGCAGTCTGTCCACTGGAGTTCGATGATCCTTCTTCAGTCGTTAAGGCATGTGGCAAGGCATCTTCAAGGCCTTCATGCTGCACAGCGTTGCAATCTTATATCGCAACTAGACAGAAACAAATATTTGTCACAAACTTGCAAGCAATTAACTGTGCAACAATGTTCGGATCAATGCTACAGAAAGCTGGTGTGGGGAATGATATTTATGGGCTGTGTGATATTGACCTGAAAGATTTTAGCCTGCAAGGTATGCACAaagatattactccctccgttccaaaatagatgactcaactttgtactaactttagtacaaagttagtataaagttgggtcatctattctGGAACGCAGGGAGTAGTTCTCTTCAATATTTGCTTCATCTCGGAACACAAAATAACATTGTCTATTTTCCATGGCACCATTTGTCAAATTGGAGCAGCTTTTGGGCAGCAAGGTTAGTTCTGTTCGATCAACTTTATCTGGTTCATCATAGATATGTACTTGTGTGGTTCTGTGCTAAATTCAGTATTTCATTCTGTAGGTTGTCTACTTCGGAGCTTACCTACGGACATTGTATTCGACAACGTTACGGGCATTAGCTTTACGTGTGATTTGAGTGACAATATTGTagcaccatggccatcgtcatcgtCTCTCCAGTCTTTGTCGCTGTGTGCTCCAGGTGAGAGGGAACTCACAAATATGCTTTGAAATGCATGCGGCACGAAGAAATAAGAGAACTTCCTTGCGACTGTGCATGTATTCACAATAAACTTTTGTCTGTTTCGGTTTCAGAAATGTCATTGCCTGCATTACCGGTCTCGCCATTATCAGGAAGCTCAGGTACTTCAACAGTCTCTCGCTCGCTAGTACAACCGCGGGTCCATTCGCTTGCTATTTGTTTCCAAAGAGACATTGCTAACAGATTGAAATAATATTTGTCACGACAGCAGGTATCTCCAGAACTGGAATTGGGATTCTGCTGCCTGTTGTGCTCCTCACCACGACCATCTCCCTCTGAGAAAAGCACGCCATGTACCGAGCCAGGAGCATCGTAATTTTCCCCGCTGTGCAAGCCCCGCGTTGTAAATTATGTCGCATTGCATTCTTGTAAatgagcctttcccttctccccttccATTTTGTCCAGCAGATAGCATTGTGATGTGCTAGAGAGTACCGTTGTACCTTTTGAGACATTATCTCTGGAAGTAAAATCTACCTAAACTTTGGCTGGTCACCTGGCATGGATTGCGATTTGCGACAGTGGATGATATGAACCGAACTGGTATGGCTGTCGATTCTCGGGATCATACAGTGCAGCAATCAGGTTTATGCCTCTAAATTTTCAGTGAGCATATTGAAGTATAACTAAAAACCGATAAAATTTGCTAAATgtattaggtacatccgtatctagacaaatctaagacaagaattttgggatggagggagtatgtcacAAGTCACTGATATTTGATATGATACATGTGGAACCAGCTCCTCAGAATATATTACTCAACCAGTGTAGTGTGTCAATCTTAGACTGACAGTGTAACTGGTGAGAAACATGGCGAGCCCAGAGTTTGCACTACCAAATAGCTCAAAGCTATCGTCGCTAGTCTGTAGAGTAATTGCAGATTGAAGAATTAACACAGATTGTTGAATAAGTTACAATGGCCCGTCGCTAGTCTGTAGAGTAATTGTAGATTGAAGAGTTAACACAGATTGTTGAATAAGTTACAATGGCCCATTGATCGGCCAATATTCTTGTAAGATGAAGTTGCAATGCAATGGAGCACACATTGTCAGCGACCCAATTACGGCCACAGCAGCCCATGGGCCGGGCCTGGTTGAGTGCCACATGAAGGGAGGCCTGACTACAAGTATCCACGTAGGAAGCAGCGAAGAGGCATCCGGGCTTGGATCAGGCAAAGGCAACGGCGGCTCTCTCCTTACCCTTATCTTCTCCTACCTGCtgttcttcctcctccctccttccccaaATCCATGTATCTGAACTCGAATCATCTGTAATGGAGTAATTCGCGTGCGGAACCTAACATCGTGGCATCAGAGCCTTCTCACCACCCTTCCAAAATTCGTTCAAAATTTTGCCCAATTTTTTTTCCCTCGCACCATTCTCTCCACCACCATGCATCCCGAGTTGAAAGCTTGCCTTGACGAGTTCAAGGCGAAGGCTCAGGCACGCTTCGAGGCCAGTGCCAGGCTGTTCGCGCAGCACGACGAGCTGCTCTCCAAGCTCCTCACGGGAGCTTCGACCCCGCAGCCGGCGCGCTCTGCGGTCATGGCCTCCAATGGCGACCTCACTGTCAACGCCACTGTCGTGGCGGTCGTCCCCGACACCTCTTCCTTTGCCACCAAGGCCCAAGAGGTCATCGCGCCCCCCTATGGCGCGTTCCTGGACTCCATCGATCTGATGCCCATGACCTGTTCGATGGCTGGCTCGACCCAAGTCGCCTGTGCTGCGAACGCCAACGAGGTCCACAACGTCACCACATCCGTCCGCCTCGAGCCTTTGGTCGCCCACATCCACCAGGAGGTCGACGCCGAGATCGTCACCCCGGTGGCAACCACCACCGATGTCTTCTCCGCCACTACCCAAGCCCAAGAGCCCCCCACGTCCGCCAATGATTCATCCCCAGTTTCCATTGAGATGATGGCCGTCACCTGCTCGACGGAGTGCTTGACCCAAGAAGTAGAGCAACTCATGCCGGAGTCTTCTATCAGCACCAACA
Proteins encoded in this window:
- the LOC123124750 gene encoding probable membrane-associated kinase regulator 6; protein product: MEASPSRSDSFSRAWLGCRASIERLDADADAGLGCSFNSSTPFIDMDPAELFSMRWTSSAAAPADDDEEAAEFDFGQLTCAGAQCFSPLLVGAGQPLLPYEPSIVSYSYTNASSPAFYSAQSTPASAASSRRRGQHAPAPLVATRRILLRYLRLLAPLCRKVRALPVRALAPRSSSRAAASAAATSSPARQSTSSYVSATEYWCHGHADTAVSDAILYCKKSIQGRQDAV
- the LOC123049153 gene encoding uncharacterized GPI-anchored protein At1g61900 isoform X2, translated to MERGSGSCFHGIVCHWLVLVLIWLCGCQHVLSQQTTLKPKDKFLLSDPPIGLFDPIEISPSVLPHNTNPVEPLSPMYPNYTSYDPVLTGKCHVNFSDLSFIMDKTASDCSVPLAPLVADVICCPQVSSLMDIFQAAYGGGNNTLVLNQASANACFSDIMSILASKGANTNIPELCTLRPSNLTDASCPVKDISSFERMVNVSKLLDACSSVDPLKECCRPVCQPAIVEAAVHISSGGASMFGSTTIPGSAAGINTVSDCKGVVHSYLSMKLSSEVANTAFRVLSGCKVNKVCPLEFDDPSSVVKACGKASSRPSCCTALQSYIATRQKQIFVTNLQAINCATMFGSMLQKAGVGNDIYGLCDIDLKDFSLQAFGQQGCLLRSLPTDIVFDNVTGISFTCDLSDNIVAPWPSSSSLQSLSLCAPEMSLPALPVSPLSGSSGISRTGIGILLPVVLLTTTISL
- the LOC123049153 gene encoding uncharacterized GPI-anchored protein At1g61900 isoform X1, with translation MERGSGSCFHGIVCHWLVLVLIWLCGCQHVLSQQTTLKPKDKFLLSDPPIGLFDPIEISPSVLPHNTNPVEPLSPMYPNYTSYDPVLTGKCHVNFSDLSFIMDKTASDCSVPLAPLVADVICCPQVSSLMDIFQAAYGGGNNTLVLNQASANACFSDIMSILASKGANTNIPELCTLRPSNLTDASCPVKDISSFERMVNVSKLLDACSSVDPLKECCRPVCQPAIVEAAVHISSGGASMFGSTTIPGSAAGINTVSDCKGVVHSYLSMKLSSEVANTAFRVLSGCKVNKVCPLEFDDPSSVVKACGKASSRPSCCTALQSYIATRQKQIFVTNLQAINCATMFGSMLQKAGVGNDIYGLCDIDLKDFSLQAFGQQGCLLRSLPTDIVFDNVTGISFTCDLSDNIVAPWPSSSSLQSLSLCAPEMSLPALPVSPLSGSSAGISRTGIGILLPVVLLTTTISL